One part of the Leucobacter triazinivorans genome encodes these proteins:
- a CDS encoding DUF4342 domain-containing protein: MTENAGNTSGNDSNWYEEFKVKGDELMAKVREIIEEGNARRLYIKRESGETLFEIPLTAGVAVTAASAVLAPILVAVGAVAALATSLTIGVERRGSDDGDDESSSESGAAE; the protein is encoded by the coding sequence ATGACCGAGAACGCGGGCAATACAAGCGGCAACGACAGCAACTGGTACGAAGAGTTCAAGGTCAAGGGCGACGAACTCATGGCCAAGGTGCGCGAGATCATCGAGGAGGGAAACGCTCGCCGGCTCTACATCAAGCGGGAGAGCGGCGAGACGCTCTTCGAGATCCCGCTGACCGCCGGCGTCGCCGTCACGGCTGCGAGCGCCGTGCTCGCCCCGATCCTCGTCGCCGTGGGCGCCGTCGCTGCGCTCGCCACGAGCCTCACGATCGGAGTGGAGCGTAGGGGATCAGACGATGGTGACGATGAAAGCAGTTCGGAGTCGGGCGCGGCGGAGTAG
- a CDS encoding YdeI/OmpD-associated family protein, with translation MTAQQSSLPELLTLSDAAAWRAWLDANEDSSDGVWLVLAKKGTTEPTTLSYAQALEEALCSGWIDGQKGSLDAATFRQRFTPRRRASMWSQRNIGLVEELIAQGRMRERGQAEIDRAQADGRWDRAYAGSAKAEVPEDLAAALAASETAEAMFASLNGANRYAILHRLMTASNATTRGNRLAKILTMLENGETHHPQ, from the coding sequence ATGACCGCACAGCAGTCCTCGCTTCCCGAGCTCCTCACTCTCTCCGACGCCGCCGCCTGGCGCGCCTGGTTGGACGCGAACGAGGATTCCTCCGACGGGGTCTGGCTGGTGCTCGCGAAGAAAGGAACGACCGAGCCGACCACACTCAGCTACGCGCAGGCCCTCGAGGAGGCGCTGTGCAGCGGGTGGATCGACGGGCAGAAGGGGAGCCTCGACGCCGCCACCTTCCGGCAGCGGTTCACCCCGCGGCGGCGCGCGTCGATGTGGTCGCAGCGCAACATCGGGCTCGTCGAAGAACTCATCGCGCAGGGGCGCATGCGCGAGCGCGGCCAGGCCGAGATCGACCGTGCCCAGGCCGATGGGCGCTGGGATCGCGCCTACGCCGGCTCCGCGAAAGCCGAGGTGCCCGAGGATCTCGCTGCCGCGCTCGCCGCATCGGAGACAGCCGAGGCCATGTTCGCGTCGCTCAACGGTGCCAACCGCTACGCGATCCTGCACCGCCTCATGACCGCGTCGAACGCCACCACCCGCGGCAACCGCCTCGCGAAGATCCTCACCATGCTCGAGAACGGGGAGACCCACCACCCGCAGTGA
- a CDS encoding metallophosphoesterase family protein produces MTTSLLLIADTHVPARARRLPADVLDAVSSADAVVHAGDWVNVATLDLLESQARVLYGVHGNNDDAELRARLPEVARFTVEELSVAVVHETGAARRREERMDEAFPGVDLLVFGHSHIPWDTVSPGGMRLLNPGSPTDRRRQPRCTMMLLTVDGRDVDVRLVTVDRDR; encoded by the coding sequence GTGACCACCTCGCTGCTCCTGATCGCGGATACCCACGTGCCGGCGCGCGCGAGGCGCCTGCCTGCCGACGTGCTGGACGCCGTATCGTCTGCGGATGCGGTGGTGCACGCCGGTGACTGGGTCAACGTCGCCACGTTGGATCTGCTCGAGTCCCAGGCACGTGTGCTCTACGGCGTGCACGGCAACAACGACGACGCCGAGCTGCGAGCTCGGCTGCCGGAGGTGGCCCGGTTCACGGTCGAGGAGCTCTCGGTGGCGGTCGTGCACGAGACCGGGGCGGCGAGGCGGCGCGAAGAGCGCATGGACGAGGCGTTCCCGGGCGTCGACCTGCTCGTCTTCGGGCACTCGCACATCCCCTGGGACACGGTGTCGCCGGGCGGCATGCGGCTGCTGAACCCCGGCTCCCCCACCGACCGCCGGCGCCAGCCGCGCTGCACCATGATGCTGCTCACGGTCGACGGACGCGACGTCGATGTGCGGCTCGTGACAGTGGATCGGGATCGGTGA
- the poxB gene encoding ubiquinone-dependent pyruvate dehydrogenase: protein MVTVAQNIVDTLAANGVHRVYGIPGDSLNGFTDALRTSDIEWVHVRHEEAAAFAASGEAATTGELAVCAGSCGPGNLHLINGLFDANRSRVPVLAIAAHIPSDEIGSNYFQETHPQELFRECSVYVEHASSPSQMPRVLRIAMQTAIEKRGVAVVVIPGDVALADAADDTVTTITPSQPRVIPSRAELERAAELLDDAKRVTILAGAGVAGAHDEVVALADQLAAPVVHALRGKEHIEYDNPFDVGMTGLLGFASGYRAMEQADAVLMLGTDFPYQQFFPEKAVKIQVDIRGENLGRRTPLDLGLVGDVGETATALLPLLKHRRSRSHVDGSVDHYRKTRKRLDELATPAGEGKPIHPQYVARLIDELASDDAVFIPDVGSPVVWAARYLTMNGARRLIGSFSHGSMANAVSQAIGVQAAHRDRQVIALAGDGGLAMLLGELLTLDQNAPLPVKIVVFNNSSLNFVELEMKAAGFVNSATELKNPDLSAVARAIGLHAVRVSESDELESALREAFAHTGPALVEVLTDRQELSMPPSISAEQVKGFTLYALRTVLSGRGDEIVDLAKTNLRQIL from the coding sequence ATGGTCACCGTCGCACAGAACATCGTCGATACCCTCGCCGCGAACGGGGTGCACCGCGTCTACGGCATCCCCGGCGACTCGCTCAACGGCTTCACCGACGCGCTGCGCACCTCGGACATCGAGTGGGTGCACGTGCGGCACGAGGAGGCCGCGGCCTTCGCCGCCTCGGGCGAGGCCGCGACGACCGGCGAGCTGGCGGTGTGCGCCGGCAGCTGCGGACCGGGCAACCTCCACCTCATCAACGGGCTCTTCGACGCCAACCGCTCGCGCGTGCCCGTGCTGGCGATCGCGGCCCACATCCCGAGCGACGAGATCGGCTCCAACTATTTCCAGGAGACCCACCCGCAGGAGCTCTTCCGCGAGTGCTCCGTCTACGTCGAGCACGCCTCCAGTCCCTCGCAGATGCCGCGCGTGCTGCGCATCGCGATGCAGACCGCGATCGAGAAGCGGGGTGTCGCCGTCGTGGTGATCCCGGGCGACGTCGCGCTGGCCGACGCCGCGGACGACACCGTCACGACCATCACCCCGTCGCAGCCGCGGGTGATCCCGAGTCGGGCCGAACTCGAGCGCGCCGCCGAACTGCTCGATGATGCGAAAAGGGTGACGATCCTTGCGGGCGCGGGGGTCGCGGGCGCACACGACGAGGTGGTCGCCCTCGCGGATCAGCTCGCCGCCCCGGTCGTGCACGCCCTGCGCGGCAAGGAGCACATCGAGTACGACAACCCGTTCGACGTCGGCATGACGGGACTGCTCGGTTTCGCCTCCGGCTACCGCGCCATGGAGCAGGCCGACGCGGTGCTCATGCTCGGCACCGACTTCCCGTACCAGCAGTTCTTCCCCGAGAAGGCGGTCAAGATCCAGGTCGACATCCGCGGCGAGAATCTCGGCCGGCGCACCCCGCTCGACCTCGGGCTGGTGGGCGACGTGGGGGAGACCGCCACGGCGCTCCTGCCGCTGCTGAAACACCGCCGCAGCCGCTCGCACGTCGACGGCTCCGTCGACCACTACCGCAAGACCCGCAAGCGGCTCGACGAGCTCGCGACGCCGGCGGGCGAGGGCAAGCCGATCCACCCGCAGTACGTGGCCCGGCTGATCGATGAGCTCGCCTCCGACGACGCGGTCTTCATCCCCGACGTGGGATCGCCCGTGGTGTGGGCCGCGCGCTACCTCACGATGAACGGCGCCCGCCGCCTCATCGGTTCTTTCAGCCACGGATCCATGGCCAACGCCGTCTCGCAGGCCATCGGCGTGCAGGCCGCGCACCGCGACCGTCAGGTGATCGCGCTCGCCGGCGACGGCGGCCTCGCGATGCTGCTGGGCGAACTACTGACCCTCGACCAGAACGCGCCGCTGCCCGTGAAGATCGTGGTCTTCAACAACTCCTCGCTCAACTTCGTCGAGCTCGAGATGAAGGCCGCCGGGTTCGTGAACTCAGCGACGGAGCTGAAGAATCCGGATCTCTCCGCCGTCGCCCGTGCCATCGGACTGCACGCGGTGCGGGTCTCGGAATCCGACGAGTTGGAATCGGCGCTGCGCGAGGCCTTCGCCCACACCGGCCCTGCGCTGGTCGAGGTGCTGACGGATCGCCAGGAGCTCTCGATGCCGCCCTCGATCTCGGCGGAGCAGGTGAAGGGCTTCACCCTGTATGCGCTGCGCACCGTGCTCTCGGGGCGAGGCGACGAGATCGTGGATCTCGCGAAGACGAACCTGCGCCAGATCCTGTAG
- a CDS encoding DUF1761 domain-containing protein, translating to MIPEINYWAVIVATISTMVVGSIWYTPKVFGNTWARLAKVDLSGDAKSAVGPIVVTVIVSFITAWVFAGAIWIAFEFYGGSFVMSALLTGAVLWAGFTAARFITHDAFEGRPSALTIMNIAHELVTVLVMALILGLWPPAGV from the coding sequence ATGATCCCTGAGATCAACTACTGGGCGGTGATCGTCGCGACCATCTCCACTATGGTGGTCGGCTCGATCTGGTACACCCCGAAGGTGTTCGGCAACACGTGGGCGCGGCTCGCGAAGGTCGACCTGAGTGGCGACGCGAAGTCGGCAGTCGGGCCCATCGTCGTCACGGTGATCGTCAGCTTCATCACCGCGTGGGTATTCGCGGGCGCCATCTGGATCGCCTTCGAGTTCTACGGCGGATCCTTCGTGATGTCCGCGCTGTTGACCGGCGCAGTGCTCTGGGCCGGGTTCACCGCCGCTCGCTTCATCACCCACGATGCCTTCGAGGGGCGGCCCTCCGCGCTCACCATCATGAACATCGCCCACGAGCTCGTGACCGTGCTGGTCATGGCGCTGATCCTCGGCCTCTGGCCGCCGGCGGGCGTGTGA
- a CDS encoding SDR family NAD(P)-dependent oxidoreductase, protein MSRTPQNTPVIPGSVVLITGAARGMGELYARRAAKEGAGAIALWDVDEDRATALAAELDGPRTRVRAFAVDVSDRAAVRAAVQRTVDELGDPDVLVNNAGIVRGALFWEHDPERDIELTMRINTLAPMWLTREVLPAMMADRSRPKRILNIASAAGTLANPRMSVYAASKWAMIGWSDSLRLELARDGHGHVAVTTFCPSYISTGMFAGARGPLLTPIMTPTRAARAAWEGMIAGRPIVSKPWTVKLAMALRGILPTRAWDVIADRVFHVYSSMDRFTGRR, encoded by the coding sequence ATGTCGCGAACACCGCAGAACACCCCCGTCATCCCCGGCTCCGTCGTGCTCATCACGGGGGCCGCGCGCGGCATGGGCGAGCTGTACGCGCGCCGTGCCGCGAAGGAGGGCGCCGGCGCGATCGCGCTGTGGGACGTCGACGAGGATCGAGCCACCGCGCTCGCCGCCGAGCTCGACGGCCCGCGCACCCGAGTGCGCGCCTTCGCCGTTGACGTCTCAGATCGCGCGGCGGTGCGCGCAGCGGTGCAGCGCACCGTCGACGAACTCGGCGATCCCGATGTCCTCGTCAACAACGCCGGCATCGTGCGCGGCGCCCTCTTCTGGGAGCACGATCCCGAGCGCGACATCGAACTCACCATGCGCATCAACACGCTCGCACCCATGTGGCTCACCCGCGAGGTGCTGCCCGCCATGATGGCCGACCGGTCGCGGCCGAAGCGGATCCTCAACATCGCCTCGGCCGCGGGCACGCTCGCCAATCCGCGCATGAGCGTCTACGCCGCCTCGAAGTGGGCGATGATCGGCTGGAGCGACTCGCTGCGGCTCGAGCTGGCCCGCGACGGGCACGGCCACGTCGCCGTCACCACCTTCTGCCCCAGCTACATCTCCACCGGCATGTTCGCGGGCGCCCGCGGCCCGCTGCTCACCCCGATCATGACGCCCACGAGAGCGGCCCGCGCCGCCTGGGAGGGCATGATCGCGGGCAGACCCATCGTCTCGAAGCCGTGGACGGTGAAGCTCGCCATGGCGCTGCGCGGGATCCTGCCCACGCGCGCCTGGGACGTGATCGCGGATCGCGTCTTCCACGTGTACTCGTCGATGGACCGCTTCACCGGGCGGCGGTAG
- a CDS encoding DUF1801 domain-containing protein produces the protein MTKRDSTAGGFSAQERAAMQERAAELKAEAKRAKRAEKAAAKADEVLAKIAQMPDGDRELAERVHEIVTTVAPDLAPKLYYGQPGYARGGKPVVFFRSGQMDKERYSTFGVSALAGLDDASGFWPTSYALVDPTEEAWEQLAEVVRRAAEER, from the coding sequence ATGACGAAGAGGGACTCCACCGCAGGCGGATTCTCCGCGCAGGAGCGCGCCGCGATGCAGGAGCGCGCGGCCGAGTTGAAGGCCGAGGCGAAGCGCGCAAAAAGGGCCGAGAAGGCCGCCGCCAAAGCCGACGAGGTGCTCGCGAAGATCGCGCAGATGCCCGACGGCGACCGGGAGCTGGCCGAGCGCGTGCACGAGATCGTCACGACCGTCGCGCCGGATCTCGCGCCCAAGCTGTACTACGGGCAGCCCGGCTACGCGCGGGGCGGCAAGCCGGTGGTGTTCTTCCGCAGCGGGCAGATGGACAAAGAGCGGTACTCCACGTTCGGGGTGAGCGCGCTGGCCGGGCTCGATGACGCGAGCGGATTCTGGCCGACCTCCTACGCGCTCGTCGATCCGACCGAAGAGGCGTGGGAACAGCTCGCGGAGGTCGTGCGGCGCGCGGCGGAGGAGCGCTGA
- a CDS encoding alpha/beta hydrolase: MNRHWWRLAPGGVVFGVVCTVLSLTPSLLPRPAFFQGAIGGVSFALGYLLGVLLTALLLRVFMPAPSARATRIVWWCVGGALAVAAVPLGFAVLSWQNGVRAAVEMPPLDAVDPWRFLLGFGVTAALLLVIGKGCRGLFLMIRARISAPLAVLATVAAVLAAAVGVGALGMAAVDRIYAERNTAPPEDAQEPDSAFRSAGEGSGISWQDLGRHGSLFVGGGPAAAEIEKATGAPALEPIRVYAGLASAPDAASRAELVVAELERTGAFEREWLVVATTTGSGWLEPQTVDAFEYLHGGDTAIASMQYAYTPSWVSFVFDPDAPVESATALFDAVHARWSELPESERPKLVAYGLSLGAHGTQAAFSGVDDLRARTDGALLVGSPNGSEMWRGLQAARDAGSPAWRPVLDGGRAVRWMSREGDERLIDAPWQDPRVLYLQHATDPVTWLGPELIWAPPEWLDAEQRAEDVSPAMRWMPGITAVQLVVDMFMGESVPARHGHNYGDLVLTAWTSVTDDGGLDGAALARVQAILESYADPIDPAFE; encoded by the coding sequence GTGAACAGACACTGGTGGCGCCTCGCGCCTGGCGGGGTGGTCTTCGGGGTCGTCTGCACGGTGCTCTCGCTCACGCCGTCGCTCCTCCCGCGGCCGGCGTTCTTCCAGGGGGCGATCGGCGGGGTCTCCTTCGCACTCGGTTATCTGCTGGGCGTGCTGCTCACGGCCCTCTTGCTGCGCGTGTTCATGCCCGCGCCCAGCGCACGCGCGACACGGATCGTGTGGTGGTGCGTCGGGGGCGCACTGGCGGTGGCCGCGGTGCCGCTCGGATTCGCGGTGCTGTCCTGGCAGAACGGGGTGCGCGCGGCCGTGGAGATGCCACCGCTCGACGCCGTGGACCCCTGGCGATTCCTGCTGGGCTTCGGAGTGACGGCGGCGCTGCTCCTCGTGATCGGCAAGGGGTGCCGGGGCCTGTTCCTCATGATCCGCGCGAGGATCTCTGCGCCGCTCGCCGTGCTCGCCACGGTCGCGGCGGTGCTCGCAGCGGCCGTCGGCGTCGGCGCGCTCGGCATGGCCGCGGTCGACCGCATATACGCGGAGAGGAATACCGCCCCGCCCGAGGACGCACAGGAGCCGGATTCCGCCTTCCGCTCCGCGGGCGAGGGATCCGGGATCAGCTGGCAGGATCTCGGGCGTCACGGCTCCCTGTTCGTGGGCGGCGGCCCGGCCGCGGCCGAGATCGAGAAGGCAACGGGTGCCCCTGCACTCGAACCGATCCGGGTCTATGCGGGCCTCGCCTCGGCTCCCGACGCGGCATCGCGGGCCGAACTCGTCGTCGCGGAGCTGGAGCGCACAGGTGCCTTCGAGCGCGAGTGGTTGGTCGTCGCGACGACGACGGGCTCCGGCTGGCTGGAACCGCAGACGGTCGACGCGTTCGAGTACCTGCACGGCGGCGACACGGCGATCGCGTCGATGCAGTACGCCTACACGCCGAGCTGGGTGTCGTTCGTGTTCGATCCGGACGCCCCCGTGGAATCGGCGACCGCGCTGTTCGACGCGGTGCACGCGCGATGGTCGGAGCTGCCGGAGAGCGAGCGGCCGAAGCTCGTCGCGTACGGTCTGAGTCTCGGCGCGCACGGCACGCAGGCCGCGTTCTCAGGCGTCGACGACCTACGCGCCCGCACCGACGGCGCGCTGCTGGTGGGCAGCCCGAACGGATCCGAGATGTGGCGCGGGCTGCAGGCTGCACGAGACGCGGGATCGCCGGCCTGGCGGCCGGTGCTCGACGGCGGACGGGCGGTGCGGTGGATGTCGCGGGAGGGCGACGAACGGCTCATCGACGCGCCGTGGCAGGATCCCCGCGTGCTCTATCTGCAGCACGCCACCGACCCGGTGACCTGGCTGGGGCCCGAGCTGATCTGGGCGCCGCCCGAGTGGCTCGACGCGGAGCAGCGAGCCGAGGATGTGAGCCCGGCGATGCGGTGGATGCCCGGCATCACGGCGGTGCAGCTGGTCGTGGACATGTTCATGGGCGAGTCGGTGCCGGCCCGCCACGGGCACAACTACGGGGATCTCGTGCTCACCGCGTGGACGAGCGTGACCGACGACGGCGGTCTCGACGGCGCTGCGCTCGCACGGGTGCAGGCGATCCTCGAGTCCTACGCCGATCCGATCGACCCGGCATTCGAGTAG
- a CDS encoding MFS transporter, protein MAEQSAPARTAPDPAQRRSWAPMVGLFLAQVLMSFNVAALPISLGGIVEDFGVPPTVASTTIVVYGIAVAALVMTGAKLGQRVGWVLIFRIVVVVFAGSSLMMILSPSIGWAIAGQVLAGASAAIIVPALVALIAENYQGDQQATAVGSLGSARAFSGVSAFLIGGTLGTLVGWRPVFGITLGLAVLVFVFSFRLRSDRGNPGIKIDLVASLLIGAGIVLLTLGFNNLNGWGILFAEPGAPFEILGLSPAPVFVVLGLILGQSFFLWTNQRMAQGKVPLVDLSVLKEPTERAAVYAMFIIVAMEAAVNFTVPTYIQIVQGRTPFDTSLAMMPFNLTVFVTATLIVRFYKRYAPRTIALFAFGLTTAALVWLAFVVTNNWETLPTILGLIVFGIGQGALVTLVFNVLVTAAPKHLAGDVGSIRGTTQNLASAVGTAVMGAVLVTTLGLGIGSAVADHPELPPELAEQVDLDNANFISNDELRTVLADTTADAAQVEAAVALNEEQRLRTLKLGFLLLAGISALAALPASRLPKYRPEEIPAEAVGSAD, encoded by the coding sequence ATGGCTGAGCAGTCCGCTCCCGCTCGCACCGCACCCGATCCCGCGCAGCGGCGATCCTGGGCCCCGATGGTGGGGCTCTTCCTCGCGCAGGTGCTCATGTCGTTCAACGTGGCGGCGCTGCCCATCTCGCTCGGCGGCATCGTCGAGGACTTCGGCGTGCCGCCCACCGTGGCCAGCACCACCATCGTCGTCTACGGCATCGCCGTCGCGGCACTCGTGATGACCGGCGCGAAGCTGGGCCAGCGCGTCGGGTGGGTGCTCATCTTCCGCATCGTGGTCGTGGTGTTCGCGGGATCGTCGCTCATGATGATCCTCTCGCCGAGCATCGGATGGGCCATCGCGGGGCAGGTGCTGGCCGGCGCCTCGGCCGCGATCATCGTGCCGGCGCTCGTGGCGCTCATCGCCGAGAACTACCAGGGCGACCAGCAGGCCACCGCCGTCGGATCGCTCGGCTCGGCGCGCGCCTTCTCGGGCGTCAGCGCGTTCCTCATCGGCGGCACGCTCGGCACGTTGGTGGGGTGGCGGCCGGTGTTCGGGATCACGCTCGGCCTCGCGGTGCTCGTCTTCGTCTTCAGCTTCCGGCTGCGATCGGATCGCGGCAACCCCGGGATCAAGATCGACCTCGTCGCGTCGCTCCTCATCGGCGCGGGGATCGTGCTGCTGACGCTCGGCTTCAACAACCTCAACGGCTGGGGCATCCTGTTCGCCGAGCCGGGCGCGCCCTTCGAGATCCTCGGCCTGTCGCCCGCGCCCGTGTTCGTGGTGCTCGGCCTGATCCTCGGGCAGTCCTTCTTCCTGTGGACGAACCAGCGCATGGCGCAGGGCAAGGTGCCGCTCGTCGACCTGAGCGTGCTGAAGGAGCCGACCGAGCGCGCCGCCGTCTACGCCATGTTCATCATCGTCGCGATGGAGGCGGCCGTGAACTTCACGGTGCCCACCTACATCCAGATCGTGCAGGGCCGCACCCCGTTCGACACGTCGCTCGCGATGATGCCCTTCAACCTCACCGTGTTCGTCACCGCCACGCTGATCGTGCGCTTCTACAAGCGCTACGCGCCGCGCACCATCGCCCTGTTCGCGTTCGGGCTCACCACGGCCGCGCTCGTCTGGCTGGCCTTCGTGGTCACCAACAATTGGGAGACGCTGCCCACGATCCTCGGCCTCATCGTGTTCGGGATCGGGCAGGGCGCACTCGTGACGCTCGTGTTCAACGTGCTGGTCACCGCCGCCCCGAAGCACCTGGCGGGCGACGTGGGATCGATCCGCGGCACCACCCAGAACCTCGCCTCGGCCGTCGGCACCGCGGTGATGGGCGCGGTGCTGGTGACCACGCTGGGACTCGGGATCGGCAGCGCCGTCGCCGACCACCCGGAGCTGCCGCCGGAGCTCGCCGAGCAGGTGGACCTGGACAACGCGAACTTCATCAGCAACGACGAGTTGCGCACGGTGCTCGCGGACACCACGGCCGACGCCGCGCAGGTGGAGGCGGCCGTCGCCCTCAACGAGGAGCAGCGCCTGCGCACACTGAAGCTCGGCTTCCTGCTGCTCGCAGGAATCAGCGCGCTCGCCGCGCTGCCCGCCTCGCGACTGCCGAAGTACCGCCCTGAGGAGATCCCCGCCGAGGCGGTCGGATCGGCGGACTGA
- the glsA gene encoding glutaminase A translates to MFEHDALDIEQRASTGALPPRSRVDRLVSEAYERYASVDDGAVADYIPVLAAADASHFGLSVVSVGGSLHEAGDVDIPFSIQSISKAFVFALVCEELGHEAVHERVGVNNTGLAFNSLIAMELNGGSPMNPMVNAGAIATTALVGASSAEERWARVQRGLSRFAGRELSLDEDVYLSESRTNLRNRAIGKLLQSYGRLDPDPLETVDVYTRQCSLAVTAHDLAVMGATLADGGVNPVTGEQVVSAEVCRDTLAVLASCGMYERSGEWLFEIGLPAKSGVSGGIVAVAPGKGAVGAYSPRLDTAGNSVRGQRACAHLSRSLGLNLFASVRGGTSETSEPEESHG, encoded by the coding sequence GTGTTCGAGCACGACGCGCTGGACATCGAGCAGCGGGCATCGACCGGGGCGCTGCCCCCGAGATCCCGCGTGGACCGGCTGGTGAGCGAGGCGTATGAGCGCTATGCCAGCGTCGACGACGGCGCGGTGGCCGACTACATCCCGGTGCTCGCCGCGGCAGACGCGTCGCACTTCGGCCTGTCCGTGGTGAGCGTCGGCGGCTCGCTGCACGAAGCCGGCGACGTCGACATCCCCTTCTCGATCCAATCGATTTCGAAGGCCTTCGTCTTCGCGCTCGTGTGCGAGGAACTGGGGCACGAGGCAGTGCACGAGCGCGTCGGCGTGAACAACACGGGCCTCGCGTTCAACTCGCTCATCGCGATGGAGCTCAACGGCGGCAGCCCCATGAACCCGATGGTGAACGCCGGAGCCATCGCCACCACCGCGCTCGTGGGCGCGTCCTCGGCGGAGGAACGCTGGGCCCGGGTGCAGCGGGGTCTGTCCCGGTTCGCGGGCCGGGAGCTGTCGCTCGACGAGGACGTGTACCTCTCGGAGAGCCGCACCAACCTCCGCAACCGCGCCATCGGCAAGCTGTTGCAGAGCTACGGGCGGCTGGATCCCGACCCGCTCGAGACGGTCGACGTCTACACGCGGCAGTGCTCGCTCGCGGTCACCGCGCACGACCTGGCGGTCATGGGCGCGACCCTCGCCGACGGCGGGGTCAACCCGGTGACCGGCGAGCAGGTCGTGTCAGCCGAGGTCTGCCGGGACACGCTCGCGGTGCTCGCCTCGTGCGGCATGTACGAGCGCTCGGGCGAGTGGCTGTTCGAGATCGGGCTGCCCGCCAAATCCGGGGTGTCGGGCGGCATCGTCGCCGTCGCTCCCGGCAAGGGCGCCGTCGGCGCCTACTCCCCCCGGCTCGACACCGCGGGCAACAGCGTGCGCGGGCAGCGCGCGTGCGCGCACCTCTCGCGCTCGCTCGGCCTCAATCTCTTCGCCTCCGTGCGCGGCGGCACGTCCGAAACGTCCGAACCGGAGGAATCGCATGGCTGA